The proteins below come from a single Tachypleus tridentatus isolate NWPU-2018 chromosome 13, ASM421037v1, whole genome shotgun sequence genomic window:
- the LOC143236364 gene encoding fructose-bisphosphate aldolase A-like, with protein MSYEILEQTSHKGNKLQNENLDDKILKGILYSTQLEMIGLANPVNNPRWEFRKLWTNCTGLDDLTKRCQEYKEQGCLFAKWRCVLKIREHNPSPLSILENANVLARYATCCQQAGIVPIVEPEVLPDGTHDLERAQKVTEKVLAAVYKALSDHHVYLEGTLLKPNMVTAGQSCPIKYTPQDVAKATVTALQRTVPAAVPGITFLSGGQSEEEASVNLDAINKYPGKKPWALTFSYGRALQASALKAWSGKTESVKAGQEEFLKRAKANSEAALGKYTGGVTGAAAEEILFIKNHEY; from the exons ATGTCTTACGAGATTTTGGAGCAAACTTCTCACAAGGGTAACAAGTTGCAGAATGAGAATCTTGATGATAAGATACTAAAGGGAATTCTTTATTCCACTCAGCTTGAAATGATCGGTTTGGCGAATCCCGTAAATAATCCAAGATGGGAATTCAGAAAGTTGTGGACCA ATTGCACAGGTCTGGATGACTTGACCAAACGATGCCAAGAGTACAAAGAACAAGGATGTTTATTTGCTAAGTGGAGGTGTGTTTTAAAGATCAGAGAACACAACCCCTCTCCTCTATCTATCTTGGAGAATGCCAATGTTCTGGCTCGTTATGCAACATGTTGCCAACAA GCTGGCATTGTACCTATTGTTGAACCTGAAGTGTTACCTGATGGAACCCATGATCTAGAGAGAGCCCAAAAGGTCACAGAGAAAGTCCTTGCTGCAGTGTACAAAGCTTTAAGTGACCACCATGTTTACTTGGAAGGTACACTTCTGAAACCCAACATGGTAACTGCTGGTCAAAGTTGTCCTATAAAGTACACACCTCAAGATGTTGCCAAAGCAACTGTGACTGCTTTACAGAGAACTGTTCCAGCTGCTGTTCCTG GCATTACTTTTCTGTCTGGCGGTCAGTCTGAGGAAGAAGCTTCTGTGAATCTTGATGCTATCAACAAGTATCCAGGAAAGAAACCTTGGGCTTTAACATTTAGTTATGGACGTGCTCTCCAGGCAAGTGCTTTGAAAGCCTGGAGTGGAAAAACAGAAAGTGTGAAGGCTGGACAAGAAGAGTTCCTGAAGAGAGCAaaa GCCAATAGTGAAGCAGCTCTTGGAAAGTATACAGGTGGAGTTACTGGTGCTGCAGCAGAAGAGATCCTCTTCATTAAAAACCATGAATACTAA